TTATCAATCGTCAATTTCAGATTATTTCCCTTTTCCGGGGGGGTAATCGTCACTTTGCCGATAATTTTTTGCGAAGCGTTGACCGGATATGTTTTAACTCCGTTTTTGCCGCGCAGTTCATCCTGGTACATCAGCTCGATGCCGTCATAACCGACATATTCGGTGTCCAAATATTCGGAGTTTGCCTCTTGATTTTTGTAGAAAGGCAGTCCGTTTTTGGGCTCCCGCGCCGTGGAAAAAGGACGCATATACCCGACAAGCTGCACGGCGATCGTATCGGGATCGTAGACGCGGATGCTTTCCTCCATAATCTCCAGCCATTTCAGCTCGTCGCGGTGCTCCAGCAAATAGGCGATTTCTTCCTTCGAGAGGTCCGACTTGATACGCCGCGGTACGAAGCTGTAGCTCGGATTCGTGGTCTTATTCTTATCGATATCGTAACCGACGTCCATCTCCTTGATGATATCCTGCGGGGTCAACTGCTTTTTCCCTTGTTTCCCGTATTGCTGAAATATCTCGGCCAGCCTGTTTGCGAGTGCGATTACATCATCCTTTTTCTGGCCGGATTCCATGCGGAAGTAAAGCGATTGCGTTGAAGTAGTCGAAGCGATCGGGTACCCGTTGCGGTCGAAAATATTGCCCCGGATCGGCGCGATTTGCGTATCCCGCTTGGTCGTCTTCGCCTCCTCCGCCTTGAGCTCCTTGCTCTCAACGAACTGCAGGATGGCCAATCTGACCACAAGCACGGAAAACAGGAAAAAGATCGCGAAAAAAAACAAATTAATGCGCAGCGTAAAATGAGTTCGTCTGGACTGCTCCTGTTTTTGCGGATCGTCCGCCATCTTATTTTTCATGCTCTCCCCTTGCTCCTTCAACCATGAAAATAATCCTTTGCCTTATCCGGCAAAACTCCTTTAAAGCAGCTCGCGCAGCGAGCCGATGCCTTCCCCGGTATGATAGTCGTACCGTTTGATCTTCAGAGCGTCGATGCCGACCTGGTTCGGCGCCCAAATATCGTTGCGGTCGTGATCTCCGATGTAAAGCACGTCCGGCGAGCCGAGACCGGCCTTCTCCAGCGCCAGGCTGAATATGGCGGGATTGGGCTTCTCGAGCCCGACCTCCGTCGACACGATGATCGGATCGAAATAATGAACGATCCCTTTGTGCCGCAAAATATGTTTCAGCGTGGGGGCAAAGTTCGATACGATGCCCAGCCTAAATCCGTTGTCCCGAAGCCGGGGCAGCGTCTCCTCCACATCGTCGAACAATTCGTAATGCTCAGGTGCGGTAAACAGATCGTACAGCTCGTGGCAGCAGCGGTGAATTTCCTCCTCCGTCCACTCGTCCTGCACTCCGAGCCGTCCCAGCATATAAGTGTACAGCTTCACCCAAAACGCGCGGTCGGATTCCGGCGTGCAAGCCTCCGGAACGTCCGGCTTCCCGTAATACAGCAGCCGGAACGCCTCCGTGAACGAATCTTCAATTTGCTTCTCTTCCCTGTGCAACGCCCGCCCGGCCAAATGCTGCCTAATCACGATGCGGGCCGCGGGGATCGTCATCAGCGTATCGCCTACGTCGAAAAAAATCGCTTTATATGTCTGCAGCGGTTTCATCCAGCTTCTCCCTTAATCGATATATATTAGTTTACCATACCTGATCCCCAAAAAAGAAGCGCCCCGTGAGATCGGGGCGCCTCATGCCGTCCTCGAAGCTTTATGCCGCGGAGAAATCCCGCGAGGTGTCGCTTCCCTTACGCTTCCTTGATGTGCGTC
The window above is part of the Paenibacillus hamazuiensis genome. Proteins encoded here:
- a CDS encoding HAD-IA family hydrolase, with the protein product MKPLQTYKAIFFDVGDTLMTIPAARIVIRQHLAGRALHREEKQIEDSFTEAFRLLYYGKPDVPEACTPESDRAFWVKLYTYMLGRLGVQDEWTEEEIHRCCHELYDLFTAPEHYELFDDVEETLPRLRDNGFRLGIVSNFAPTLKHILRHKGIVHYFDPIIVSTEVGLEKPNPAIFSLALEKAGLGSPDVLYIGDHDRNDIWAPNQVGIDALKIKRYDYHTGEGIGSLRELL